A single genomic interval of Vicia villosa cultivar HV-30 ecotype Madison, WI unplaced genomic scaffold, Vvil1.0 ctg.000010F_1_1, whole genome shotgun sequence harbors:
- the LOC131621641 gene encoding uncharacterized protein LOC131621641, with product MNGVKKLNSESTELPDCVISYIFSKLSLKNLVKTSALSKQWYHEWGLRKDLTFNLHNMFDYNTLPELPITRPLFQQLQSQFATRLDYFMQKYPGDMISSIRVKFPLGVDHTYAIDGLIHKGVLKGANRIELLFSYKTDLKIQPYKFLFPFLSGTNSVTYLHLQNCHIATSMKFSGLKNLKTLVLTLVPVEKNMLRHLCFNCIHLENFTLNQCIFLSDLRIRSTTLLHLNIDCGRTITKATMARKIDIIASNLLSIEYSSKCIFPHRLHKLNINSHTLSQFNYRCCQISNLVKFSRLKNVTTIVLDGLFEHIRSDVVTHLFSKCLQLEEVTFKKCRLSCELKIISAKLRHLNIIDCRGREHDSFKIDIDALNLSSFEYRGYTSPIISVEAPKLLKVFWDGGFNKIDVYNFGTIAKLHHIENLTINSYLSLIFRFTKEYLGQYRNLIQLKLFIDGEYYPNKDYFGILDIAMASPHLQKLSLTIKNRHTKISHMVESHRQRREYVRFFHNGLKYVELHGCVCSIKVIELASHLLRSATLLRQITFSSRHNYYIGAGAWTNNGSNGCCWFERNLIHEHLKDEVNEQCRLVIL from the exons ATGAATGGAGTTAAAAAACTCAACAGCGAGTCAACTGAGTTGCCTGATTGTGTTATATCTTATATCTTTTCCAAGTTAAGTTTGAAGAATTTGGTGAAAACTAGTGCTTTGTCCAAACAATGGTATCATGAATGGGGATTAAGGAAGGACCTCACGTTTAATCTCCATAACATGTTTGACTATAATACACTTCCAGAGTTACCAATAACCCGCCCACTCTTTCAACaacttcaatctcaatttgccaCAAGATTGGATTATTTCATGCAGAAATATCCCGGTGACATGATCAGTTCAATCCGAGTAAAATTTCCATTAGGTGTCGATCATACTTATGCCATTGATGGATTGATTCACAAAGGAGTTCTTAAGGGTGCCAATCGTATTGAGCTTCTCTTCTCATATAAAACTGATTTGAAAATACAGCCCTACAAATTTTTATTTCCTTTCTTGTCTGGCACTAATTCTGTTACATATCTGCACCTACAGAACTGCCACATAGCAACATCTATGAAATTTTCTGGCCTGAAGAATTTGAAAACTCTTGTGTTGACTCTAGTTCCTGTGGAGAAGAATATGCTTCGGCACCTATGCTTTAACTGCATCCATCTTGAGAACTTCACTCTTAACCAATGTATCTTCTTATCTGATTTAAGAATAAGGAGTACAACATTGCTTCATTTGAACATTGACTGCGGGCGAACCATTACAAAGGCCACCATGGCAAGGAAAATTGATATCATTGCATCAAATCTCTTATCCATTGAATATTCTTCAAAGTGTATCTTTCCACATAGATTGCACAAACTGAACATTAATTCTCATACCTTATCCCAGTTTAACTACAGATGTTGTCAAATTTCTAATCTTGTTAAATTTTCCCGATTGAAAAATGTGACAACAATTGTGTTGGATGGACTCTTTGAACATATACGAAGTGATGTTGTAACTCATTTGTTTTCTAAATGTCTCCAACTTGAAGAGGTCACCTTTAAGAAGTGCAGGCTCTCGTGTGAGCTGAAAATTATCAGCGCAAAGTTGCGTCATTTGAACATAATTGATTGTCGTGGTCGGGAACATGATTCTTTTAAGATAGATATTGATGCTTTGAATCTCTCATCTTTTGAATATAGAGGTTACACGAGCCCCATAATCTCTGTTGAGGCTCCAAAGTTATTGAAGGTTTTTTGGGACGGAGGTTTTAACAAGATAGATGTATATAACTTTGGTACAATTGCAAAATTACATCATATTGAGAATTTAACTATCAATTCTTACCTTTCATTG ATATTCAGGTTTACAAAGGAGTATTTGGGTCAATATCGAAATCTTATACAGTTGAAATTATTTATTGATGGAGAATATTATCCTAATAAAGACTACTTTGGAATTTTAGATATTGCAATGGCTTCTCCGCATCTCCAAAAACTTTCTCTAACA ATTAAAAATAGACATACAAAAATATCACATATGGTTGAATCCCATAGGCAAAGAAGAGAGTATGTCAGATTTTTTCATAATGGTTTAAAATATGTGGAGTTGCATGGCTGTGTTTGCTCCATAAAAGTAATTGAGCTAGCAAGTCATCTATTGAGGAGCGCAACTTTGCTAAGGCAAATTACTTTCAGTTCTCGTCACAATTACTATATAGGTGCTGGAGCATGGACTAATAATGGCTCCAATGGTTGTTGTTGGTTTGAACGAAATCTTATTCATGAGCATCTTAAAGATGAAGTAAATGAACAATGTCGGCTCGTAATTTTGTAG
- the LOC131621698 gene encoding peptidyl-prolyl cis-trans isomerase CYP63-like isoform X1 — translation MDVKRNTIGPACMAQIQFNSALVFPLSPTPNITFIRYCQFLVIQSRRHRSRAMSLEKNPCVFFDVSVDGDPVERIVIELFSSVVPKTAENFRALCTGEKGIGESTGKPLHYKGTGFHRIIKGFMAQGGDFSRGNGTGGESIYGGKFADENFKLKHDGPGVLSMANSGPNTNGSQFFIIFKRQPHLDGKHVVFGKVTKGLEILKKMEQLGTSDGKPTKPIKIVDCGEVSKAKGQHTVEKEKGKRRKSVKSLTSDDSSDADKKISRKRKISSKDRRKRRRRYSSSDSDSDSYSSDSESDSSSDSESDSDSSSSDSSSSSYGKHQKRKRNKRRHGKKRSIGRKQKRSQHNRRRSKHKSKRSSDSSSDTESDSSSASDSSSGDRKADRRVSGRKIQADKAKNNQDIGKPSSSLPLQSQTIPELVVDSKVRTPVDKQSHEEGELSPDNGEFLNNGHDTQAEFTKPANHRAYSDDSNHNRDVSPGRSPAKNSRELSQGRALAASPDKKSSEPAAAASKHGHGISKSPSPNGKRVKKGRGFTERFAFVRRYRTPSPERSPRAYRYGDRNVRRNFDRNTSYRSYSERSPPRRFRSPPRGNRPRYQSRRSQSRSISRSPVRGRYRDNGRGRSPKRSVSPEDKRPPISDRLKSRLGGRGNQQSPDRQRSKSNSKSNGISRSRSPDDTPPKRYNKRTSISRSRSRSSSASGQKGLVSYGDASPDSGAR, via the exons ATGGATGTAAAGAGAAATACTATTGGGCCAGCTTGTATGGCCCAAATCCAGTTCAACAGTGCGCTCGTGTTTCCTCTATCTCCCACGCCGAACATCACCTTCATCCGTTACTGTCAGTTTTTGGTGATTCAGAGCCGTCGCCACCGTTCACG CGCGATGAGTCTGGAAAAGAATCCTTGTGTGTTTTTCGATGTATCGGTTGATGGGGATCCGGTTGAAAGAATTGTTATTGAG CTTTTTTCTAGCGTAGTTCCCAAGACAGCTGAGAATTTCCGGGCCCTGTGTACAG GTGAGAAGGGGATTGGAGAATCTACGGGGAAACCTTTGCATTATAAAGGAACAGGTTTTCATCGTATAATTAAAGGTTTCATGGCTCAA GGTGGTGATTTTTCAAGAGGCAATG GTACAGGTGGAGAAAGTATATATGGAGGAAAATTTGCAG ATGAAAATTTCAAACTTAAACATGATGGACCTGGCGTTCTTTCTATGGCTAATAGTGGTCCTAACACCAATGGATCACagttttttattatattcaaGCGCCAGCCTCATCTTGATGG GAAGCATGTTGTTTTTGGAAAAGTTACCAAAGGATTAGAGATTCTGAAGAAAATGGAGCAGTTGGGGACGTCAGACGGGAAACCTACCAAGCCTATTAAAATTGTTGATTGTGGTGAAGTCTCTAAAGCAAAAGGCCAGCATACAGTTGAGAAGGAGAAAG GGAAAAGAAGAAAGTCAGTAAAATCCTTAACATCTGACGATAGCTCTGATGCTGACAAAAAAATaagtagaaaaagaaaaatatcttccaaAGACAGGAGAAAGAGAAGGAGGAGATACTCATCATCTGATAGTGACAGTGATAGTTATTCCTCAGATTCTGAATCAGATTCATCTTCAGATTCCGAATCAGATTCAgattcttcgtcttctgattcaAGTTCTTCTAGCTATGGGAAACAccagaagaggaagagaaataaaCGCAGGCATGGGAAGAAGAGAAGTATTGGGCGGAAACAGAAAAGAAGCCAGCACAATCGTAGAAGATCAAAACACAAGTCCAAAAG gagTTCTGACAGTTCAAGTGACACAGAAAGTGACAGTTCTAGTGCTAGTGACAGTAGTTCTGGTGATAGGAAAGCTGATCGCCGTGTTTCTGGTCGTAAAATACAAGCCGACAAAGCTAAAAATAATCAAG ACATAGGAAAGCCATCCTCTAGCCTTCCCTTACAAAGTCAAACCATTCCAGAACTAGTGGTGGATTCTAAAGTTAGAACGCCTGTGGACAAGCAATCGCACGAAGAAGGTGAATTGTCTCCAGATAATGGCGAATTTCTGAATAACGGGCATGATACTCAAGCTGAATTCACTAAACCTGCTAATCATCGGGCTTATTCAGATGATTCAAATCACAATAG AGATGTGAGTCCTGGAAGAAGTCCTGCCAAGAATTCTAGGGAGCTGAGCCAAGGACGTGCTCTAGCGGCTAGCCCTGATAAAAAATCATCTGAACCTGCTGCAGCTGCCTCCAAACATGGCCATGGCATTTCAAAAAGCCCTTCGCCAAATGGTAAGCGTGTTAAAAAAGGACGAGGCTTTACTGAGCGCTTTGCCTTTGTACGCAGATATCGTACTCCATCTCCAGAACGGTCTCCCCGTGCATATCGTTATGGGGATAGAAATGTTAGAAGGAACTTTGATAG AAATACAAGCTACAGAAGCTATTCTGAGCGCTCACCACCACGACGTTTTCGAAGCCCACCAAGGGGAAACCGTCCCAG aTATCAAAGCAGAAGAAGTCAGAGCAGGAGCATCTCCCGCAGTCCAGTACGAGGCCGTTACAGAGACAATGGTCGTGGACGGAGTCCAAAACGCAGTGTTAGCCCGGAAGACAAGCGACCTCCCATAAGTGACAGATTAAAATCTCGACTTGGTGGACGAGGTAATCAACAATCTCCTGACAGACAGAGGTCAAAGTCAAATTCGAAGAGCAATGGCATTTCTCGATCCAGATCCCCTGACGATACACCCCCAAAGCGTTATAATAAAAGGACTTCCATATCTCGTAGCAGGTCTAGATCAAGTTCTGCATCAGGACAGAAGGGGTTGGTTTCCTATGGAGATGCTAGTCCTGATTCTGGAGCTAGGTAG
- the LOC131621698 gene encoding peptidyl-prolyl cis-trans isomerase CYP63-like isoform X2 → MSLEKNPCVFFDVSVDGDPVERIVIELFSSVVPKTAENFRALCTGEKGIGESTGKPLHYKGTGFHRIIKGFMAQGGDFSRGNGTGGESIYGGKFADENFKLKHDGPGVLSMANSGPNTNGSQFFIIFKRQPHLDGKHVVFGKVTKGLEILKKMEQLGTSDGKPTKPIKIVDCGEVSKAKGQHTVEKEKGKRRKSVKSLTSDDSSDADKKISRKRKISSKDRRKRRRRYSSSDSDSDSYSSDSESDSSSDSESDSDSSSSDSSSSSYGKHQKRKRNKRRHGKKRSIGRKQKRSQHNRRRSKHKSKRSSDSSSDTESDSSSASDSSSGDRKADRRVSGRKIQADKAKNNQDIGKPSSSLPLQSQTIPELVVDSKVRTPVDKQSHEEGELSPDNGEFLNNGHDTQAEFTKPANHRAYSDDSNHNRDVSPGRSPAKNSRELSQGRALAASPDKKSSEPAAAASKHGHGISKSPSPNGKRVKKGRGFTERFAFVRRYRTPSPERSPRAYRYGDRNVRRNFDRNTSYRSYSERSPPRRFRSPPRGNRPRYQSRRSQSRSISRSPVRGRYRDNGRGRSPKRSVSPEDKRPPISDRLKSRLGGRGNQQSPDRQRSKSNSKSNGISRSRSPDDTPPKRYNKRTSISRSRSRSSSASGQKGLVSYGDASPDSGAR, encoded by the exons ATGAGTCTGGAAAAGAATCCTTGTGTGTTTTTCGATGTATCGGTTGATGGGGATCCGGTTGAAAGAATTGTTATTGAG CTTTTTTCTAGCGTAGTTCCCAAGACAGCTGAGAATTTCCGGGCCCTGTGTACAG GTGAGAAGGGGATTGGAGAATCTACGGGGAAACCTTTGCATTATAAAGGAACAGGTTTTCATCGTATAATTAAAGGTTTCATGGCTCAA GGTGGTGATTTTTCAAGAGGCAATG GTACAGGTGGAGAAAGTATATATGGAGGAAAATTTGCAG ATGAAAATTTCAAACTTAAACATGATGGACCTGGCGTTCTTTCTATGGCTAATAGTGGTCCTAACACCAATGGATCACagttttttattatattcaaGCGCCAGCCTCATCTTGATGG GAAGCATGTTGTTTTTGGAAAAGTTACCAAAGGATTAGAGATTCTGAAGAAAATGGAGCAGTTGGGGACGTCAGACGGGAAACCTACCAAGCCTATTAAAATTGTTGATTGTGGTGAAGTCTCTAAAGCAAAAGGCCAGCATACAGTTGAGAAGGAGAAAG GGAAAAGAAGAAAGTCAGTAAAATCCTTAACATCTGACGATAGCTCTGATGCTGACAAAAAAATaagtagaaaaagaaaaatatcttccaaAGACAGGAGAAAGAGAAGGAGGAGATACTCATCATCTGATAGTGACAGTGATAGTTATTCCTCAGATTCTGAATCAGATTCATCTTCAGATTCCGAATCAGATTCAgattcttcgtcttctgattcaAGTTCTTCTAGCTATGGGAAACAccagaagaggaagagaaataaaCGCAGGCATGGGAAGAAGAGAAGTATTGGGCGGAAACAGAAAAGAAGCCAGCACAATCGTAGAAGATCAAAACACAAGTCCAAAAG gagTTCTGACAGTTCAAGTGACACAGAAAGTGACAGTTCTAGTGCTAGTGACAGTAGTTCTGGTGATAGGAAAGCTGATCGCCGTGTTTCTGGTCGTAAAATACAAGCCGACAAAGCTAAAAATAATCAAG ACATAGGAAAGCCATCCTCTAGCCTTCCCTTACAAAGTCAAACCATTCCAGAACTAGTGGTGGATTCTAAAGTTAGAACGCCTGTGGACAAGCAATCGCACGAAGAAGGTGAATTGTCTCCAGATAATGGCGAATTTCTGAATAACGGGCATGATACTCAAGCTGAATTCACTAAACCTGCTAATCATCGGGCTTATTCAGATGATTCAAATCACAATAG AGATGTGAGTCCTGGAAGAAGTCCTGCCAAGAATTCTAGGGAGCTGAGCCAAGGACGTGCTCTAGCGGCTAGCCCTGATAAAAAATCATCTGAACCTGCTGCAGCTGCCTCCAAACATGGCCATGGCATTTCAAAAAGCCCTTCGCCAAATGGTAAGCGTGTTAAAAAAGGACGAGGCTTTACTGAGCGCTTTGCCTTTGTACGCAGATATCGTACTCCATCTCCAGAACGGTCTCCCCGTGCATATCGTTATGGGGATAGAAATGTTAGAAGGAACTTTGATAG AAATACAAGCTACAGAAGCTATTCTGAGCGCTCACCACCACGACGTTTTCGAAGCCCACCAAGGGGAAACCGTCCCAG aTATCAAAGCAGAAGAAGTCAGAGCAGGAGCATCTCCCGCAGTCCAGTACGAGGCCGTTACAGAGACAATGGTCGTGGACGGAGTCCAAAACGCAGTGTTAGCCCGGAAGACAAGCGACCTCCCATAAGTGACAGATTAAAATCTCGACTTGGTGGACGAGGTAATCAACAATCTCCTGACAGACAGAGGTCAAAGTCAAATTCGAAGAGCAATGGCATTTCTCGATCCAGATCCCCTGACGATACACCCCCAAAGCGTTATAATAAAAGGACTTCCATATCTCGTAGCAGGTCTAGATCAAGTTCTGCATCAGGACAGAAGGGGTTGGTTTCCTATGGAGATGCTAGTCCTGATTCTGGAGCTAGGTAG